Proteins from a single region of Haloplanus sp. GDY1:
- the fmdA gene encoding formamidase, with protein MPETVFEVDTDAPPDEQPDPIVNRWHPDTPPAASVEPGEKFRVECLDWTGGQVVNDDSANDIRDMKLAPNHHLSGPIEVEGAEPGDVLVVDILDIGAFPDHEWGFTGIFELDNGGGFLTDHFPNARKAIWDLDGVYTRSRHVPGVDFAGLTHPGILGTAPSHELLAEWNERERKLIEDGPTVETAVNHETREDEPPLALPPEPEDTMLGSMDGEELEAASREAARTIPPRENAGNCDIKNLSRGSRVYLPVFVEGANFITGDLHFSQGDGEITFCGAIEMAGWIDFRVDVIEGGMERFGLDHAIFKPGNVEPQFTDYITFEGYSVAEDGTQHYKNANVGMRRACLDAIDYLKNFGYTGEQAYIALSTIPVESRIAGIVDLPNTCVTVSLPQEAFDFTIDPDDLGDVESGSKGTAARPS; from the coding sequence ATGCCAGAGACCGTCTTCGAGGTAGACACCGACGCGCCGCCCGACGAACAGCCGGACCCCATCGTCAACCGGTGGCATCCGGACACGCCGCCCGCCGCGAGCGTCGAACCCGGCGAGAAGTTCCGGGTCGAGTGCCTCGACTGGACCGGCGGTCAGGTCGTCAACGACGACAGCGCCAACGACATCCGCGACATGAAACTGGCGCCGAACCACCACCTGAGCGGCCCCATCGAAGTCGAGGGCGCCGAACCGGGCGACGTCCTCGTCGTCGACATCCTCGACATCGGCGCCTTCCCCGACCACGAGTGGGGGTTCACCGGCATCTTCGAACTGGACAACGGCGGCGGGTTCCTCACCGACCACTTCCCGAACGCGCGCAAGGCCATCTGGGACCTGGACGGGGTGTACACGCGCTCCCGACACGTGCCGGGCGTCGACTTCGCCGGCCTCACGCATCCGGGCATCCTCGGCACCGCGCCGTCGCACGAACTCCTGGCGGAGTGGAACGAGCGCGAGCGGAAGCTCATCGAGGACGGGCCGACCGTCGAGACGGCGGTCAACCACGAGACCCGCGAGGACGAACCGCCGCTGGCGCTGCCGCCCGAACCCGAGGACACCATGCTGGGGTCGATGGACGGCGAGGAACTGGAGGCGGCGAGCCGGGAGGCCGCCCGCACCATCCCGCCGCGGGAGAACGCGGGCAACTGCGACATCAAGAACCTCAGTCGCGGCTCCCGGGTCTACCTCCCGGTGTTCGTCGAGGGGGCGAACTTCATCACCGGCGACCTCCACTTCTCGCAGGGGGACGGCGAAATCACCTTCTGTGGCGCCATCGAGATGGCCGGCTGGATCGACTTCCGGGTGGACGTCATCGAGGGCGGCATGGAGCGGTTCGGCCTCGATCACGCCATCTTCAAGCCCGGCAACGTCGAACCGCAGTTCACCGACTACATCACCTTCGAGGGCTACTCCGTCGCCGAGGACGGCACCCAACATTACAAGAACGCCAACGTCGGGATGCGGCGGGCCTGCCTCGACGCCATCGACTACCTGAAGAACTTCGGGTACACCGGGGAACAGGCGTACATCGCCCTCAGCACCATCCCGGTCGAGAGCCGCATCGCCGGCATCGTCGACCTGCCGAACACCTGCGTCACCGTCTCGCTCCCGCAGGAGGCCTTCGACTTCACCATCGATCCGGACGACCTGGGCGACGTGGAGAGCGGGTCGAAGGGGACGGCCGCGCGCCCCTCCTGA